From one Dermacentor andersoni chromosome 1, qqDerAnde1_hic_scaffold, whole genome shotgun sequence genomic stretch:
- the LOC126544087 gene encoding E3 ubiquitin-protein ligase TRIM71-like — MQEVQQREPRFSPVASSFSRAEMPTAQCVRCHSSSSRRDFTVLPCFHAVCLKCLDEVPDKGCDVVGYKCPVCQENLYALSQSILISNILNVVHEDYDYSACSNCNEGKRASGRCRDCNNELLCDNCVWAHQRVRLTKDHEIVSVSSDCTAASAMPPADSQTGLNQSWSDRHDCQVLRLYCETCCEALCSDCTVKEHGSHSLVYLQDALNSARTAVPSTLADMRSVVTVLQESMERSRRMSERLRVRTQNVAAEVRSTAGRHRVALNQRERDLLQRLDQAQQVKEQALKRQRDQLSAKLERLERAASDLQQAGDDLDLLRARREAQAQLQEARDAPTEPAEDDHIEFTAPDGALLAAIGTLGFLSSAGYGPNSSAAGESLVRAVRGRSATFTVHARDHLGESRLLGGDPVQVTVRAPDGTLCRADVVDRHDGTYQVTFQPQQEGTHIVRVLLRGADIQRSPFAVSVRASRNYAAIGEPSLVIGSEGSGDGQLCRPWGVCTDSQGHIIVADRSNNRIQVFNADGTFRLKFGTRGELPGQFDRPAGVAWDESHGGRIVVADKDNHRVQVFDSRGTFLLTFGEWGSKSGQFNYPWDVAVNSEGHILVSDTRNHRVQLFQADGTFLNKYGFEGPLWKQFDSPRGVAFIGDGHVVVTDFNNHRVLVIRPDFQSASYLGGEGKEPGLFQRPQGVAVDLEGHIVVADSRNHRLQVFRPDGKLLACFGSQGQEPGQLDLPSGLCISPEGRIVVVDFGNNRVQLF; from the coding sequence ATGCAAGAGGTACAGCAGCGTGAGCCACGCTTTAGCCCAGTCGCGTCTTCTTTTTCTCGGGCGGAAATGCCAACGGCTCAGTGCGTTCGCTGCCATAGTAGCAGCAGTCGGCGCGACTTCACTGTCCTGCCATGCTTCCACGCAGTATGCCTGAAGTGCCTCGACGAAGTTCCCGACAAAGGTTGCGACGTGGTCGGCTACAAGTGCCCTGTTTGCCAGGAAAATCTTTACGCTCTATCTCAGTCGATTCTCATCAGTAACATTCTGAATGTTGTCCACGAGGACTACGATTACAGCGCCTGCAGCAACTGCAATGAAGGCAAACGGGCTTCGGGACGCTGCCGAGACTGCAACAACGAGCTGCTCTGCGACAACTGTGTTTGGGCCCACCAGCGGGTACGTCTCACCAAAGACCACGAAATCGTGAGCGTCTCCTCCGACTGCACCGCGGCGTCGGCCATGCCACCTGCAGACAGCCAAACAGGCCTTAATCAATCCTGGTCCGACCGCCACGACTGTCAGGTGTTGCGGCTTTACTGCGAGACATGCTGCGAAGCTCTCTGCAGTGACTGCACTGTCAAGGAACACGGATCTCATAGCTTGGTGTACCTGCAGGATGCGCTGAACAGCGCGCGCACAGCTGTACCGTCTACCCTGGCCGATATGCGCTCCGTCGTTACTGTCCTCCAAGAGAGCATGGAACGCTCCCGCCGCATGTCGGAACGCTTGCGTGTGCGTACCCAAAATGTAGCCGCTGAAGTACGCAGTACTGCTGGACGCCACCGCGTCGCTCTGAACCAGCGCGAGCGAGACCTGTTGCAGCGGCTTGACCAGGCACAGCAAGTGAAAGAGCAGGCGCTTAAACGGCAACGTGACCAGCTGAGCGCGAAGCTTGAGCGTCTGGAACGAGCCGCCAGCGACCTGCAGCAGGCAGGTGACGATCTGGATTTGCTGCGAGCGCGTCGTGAAGCCCAAGCACAGCTGCAAGAGGCTCGAGACGCACCAACCGAGCCTGCCGAGGACGACCATATTGAGTTTACTGCACCCGACGGCGCGTTGCTGGCAGCTATTGGCACTTTAGGCTTTCTCAGCAGCGCCGGATACGGACCCAACTCGAGCGCGGCTGGCGAGTCGCTAGTGCGTGCCGTTCGCGGCCGTAGCGCTACATTCACGGTCCACGCGCGCGACCACTTGGGCGAGTCTCGACTTCTGGGCGGGGACCCGGTCCAGGTGACGGTGCGCGCCCCGGACGGAACCCTATGCCGCGCCGACGTTGTCGATCGCCACGACGGCACCTACCAGGTGACCTTTCAGCCACAGCAGGAGGGTACGCACATCGTCCGTGTCCTGTTGCGTGGAGCAGATATTCAGAGGAGCCCATTTGCAGTTTCTGTGCGTGCCAGTCGCAACTACGCGGCCATCGGCGAGCCTAGCCTCGTGATTGGCTCTGAGGGCAGTGGTGACGGCCAGCTCTGTCGTCCCTGGGGTGTATGCACGGACTCCCAAGGTCACATCATTGTTGCAGACAGAAGCAACAACCGCATCCAAGTGTTCAATGCAGATGGAACCTTCCGCCTTAAGTTTGGCACTCGTGGGGAACTGCCAGGTCAATTTGATCGGCCTGCTGGAGTAGCCTGGGATGAAAGCCACGGAGGGCGAATTGTTGTTGCTGATAAGGACAACCATCGGGTGCAAGTTTTCGACTCTCGGGGCACTTTTCTTCTAACATTTGGCGAATGGGGCAGCAAGAGTGGTCAGTTCAACTATCCATGGGATGTTGCAGTCAACTCGGAAGGACATATCTTGGTGTCAGATACTCGCAACCATCGAGTGCAGCTGTTCCAGGCAGATGGAACCTTTTTGAACAAGTATGGCTTTGAGGGGCCCTTGTGGAAGCAGTTTGACTCCCCACGTGGTGTGGCCTTCATTGGCGACGGTCATGTGGTAGTCACCGACTTCAACAACCACAGAGTGCTTGTGATCCGGCCTGATTTTCAGTCTGCAAGCTATCTGGGTGGTGAAGGAAAGGAGCCAGGCCTGTTCCAGCGACCCCAGGGCGTGGCTGTTGATCTGGAGGGTCACATTGTGGTAGCCGACTCTCGCAACCACCGGCTGCAGGTGTTCCGACCTGATGGCAAGCTGCTCGCCTGCTTTGGCTCCCAAGGTCAGGAGCCTGGCCAACTGGACCTTCCTTCGGGGCTCTGCATCTCTCCTGAAGGCCGAATCGTTGTTGTCGACTTTGGCAACAACAGGGTGCAGCTCTTCTGA